The sequence TTGTGGCTTTTATTATAAATTAAATACATTATATTTTTACAAATCAAAACCCATTTTCACACCTAACTTCGTAGCTATTATTTTTGTAATTCTCTGTTTTAATTCTGGTATTTTAATGCTCGATATAACTTCGTTTGAAAAAGCATACATCAACAAGGCACGTGCTTCTTTTTTAGGAATTCCACGTTGTTGCATATAAAACATTGCGCTTTCATCTAATTGACCAATAGTACAACCATGCGAACACTTAACGTCGTCTGCAAAAATTTCTAGTTGTGGTTTAGCATTTATAGTCGCTTTTTCACTAATTAGAATGTTATTATTTTGCTGAAATGCATTTGTTTTTTGTGCTTCTTTCTCAACATATATTTTACCATTAAAGACTCCTGTAGAGTTGTCTCCAAAAATTCCTTTATAATCCTGATGACTTTCACAATTTGGTTGCGAATGATGAACCAATGTAAAATGATCCACATGTTGCTTATCTCCAATGATTGTAATACCTTTCAGTGTAGAATCGATACGTTCCCCAAAATGATAGAAATTTAAATTGTTTCTCGTGATATTTCCTCCAAAAGAGAAAGTATGCACAGAAACTCTGCTTTCTTGCTTTTGAGAAATATAAGTATTATCAATCAAATTAGCTGTTTGAACGTCATTTTGAATTTTATAATAATCTACATTAGCTCTTTTCTGAGCAAATATTTCTGTTACAGAGTTTGTTAACACAGGGTTTTCATTCAAACTTTGATGGCGCTCAATAATCTGAACGTGAGCATTTTCACCAACTACGATTAAATTCCTTGGCTGAACCATCATAGCGTCTTCAGTTCCCGTAGAAAAATATATTATCTCAATTGGCTTATCTGCAACTTTACTCTTAGGTATATTTATGAATGCTCCTTCTTGAGCAAAAGCAGTATTTAGAGAAGTTAGACTATCATCTTTTTTTGCAACCTGATTAAAATAGGTTTCTAAAACTAATCTATATTTTGGCTTAGTTAATACTGAAGAAAGTAAACATACATCTATTCCTTCGTGTGTGGTTGAAGATAAAAACGAACTGAATTTACCATCTATAAACACCAACTTATAAGTGTCAACTTCGTGAAGAAAATATTTTTTAACAGCAGGAAATTCAATTGCATTTTCATGCTTTGGAAAAACAGAAAAATCATTTTTCAATATTGAGTTTAATGATGTATATTTCCATGTTTCCTCTTTTTTAGTAGGAAACCCTTTTGTTTCGAAGTTTTTTATTGCTTGATTTCGTACTTCATGCAAAGTAGAGTCGTTATCAAATTTCTCTTCTAATGCAATGTATGACGAAAGTAATTTATCTTTTAAATCCATTGTTTTAAGTTTACAGTTTGCAATTTATAGTTTACAGCATTTATACTGAATTCTAAGATTGCTTACTGGATTTCAGCTTTAATCCAATCATATCCTTTTTCCTCTAATTCTAAAGCTAAAGCGGCTGTACCAGATTTAACAATTTTACCGTCCATTAATACATGTACAAAATCTGGAACGATATATTCTAACAAACGTTGGTAGTGTGTAATTACTACTACCGCATTGTCTTTACTCTTTAATTTATTAACACCGTTTGCAACGATACGAAGTGCATCAATATCTAAACCTGAATCTGTTTCATCAAGAATAGCGATCTTTGGCTCTAGCATTGCCATTTGAAAAATTTCATTTCTTTTCTTTTCACCCCCAGAAAAACCTTGATTTAATGAACGAGAAAGAAATTTTTTGTCCATTTCAAGTAGTTCCGATTTTTCACGAATTTTTTTCAACATTTCATTTGCAGGCATATCTTCTAAACCTTTTGCTTTTCTACTTTCGTTGATTGCTGTTTTAATGAAGTTAGTAACTGAAACTCCAGGGATTTCAACAGGGTACTGAAACGACAAGAATATTCCTTTATGTGCTCTTTCTTCTGGAGCTAATTCAGAAATTTCTTCATTATCTAAGAAGATTTCACCTTGAGATACTTCATAGTTTTCATTTCCTGCTATAATTGAAGAAAGTGTTGACTTTCCAGCTCCGTTTGGTCCCATTATAGCATGAACTTCTCCTGCTTTTACTTCAAGATTAATTCCTTTTAATATTTCTTTATCTTCAACTGAAGCATGTAAATTTTTAATTGATAACATTTTATTCTTTATTTTAAACCGTTTAAGGTATTAAGACTCATTTAGATTTAACCAACACTTCCTTCTAATGAAATTTCTAATAGTTTTTGAGCTTCCACCGCAAATTCCATTGGTAATTTATTCAACACTTCCTTACTAAATCCATTCACAATTAATGCAATAGCTTTTTCTGTAGGAATTCCACGTTGATTACAATAAAACACTTGGTCTTCACCAATTTTTGAAGTTGTTGCTTCGTGTTCAATTTTTGCAGTCGTATTTTTACTTTCTATGTATGGAAAAGTATGCGCTCCACATTCATTACCCATTAACAAACTATCACATTGAGAAAAGTTACGTGCGTTTTCAGCTCTAGAATTAATTTGTACCAATCCTCTATAACTATTTTGAGATTTTCCAGCAGATATTCCTTTTGAAATAATGGTAGATCTAGTATTTTTACCCAAGTGAATCATCTTTGTTCCTGTATCTGCTTGTTGATAATTATTAGTAACTGCAATAGAATAGAACTCACCAATAGAATTATCACCTTTTAAAATACAAGATGGATACTTCCAAGTAACTGCAGAACCAGTTTCAACTTGTGTCCAAGATATCTTTGCGTTTTTCTCACACAAACCTCTTTTAGTTACAAAATTGTAAACCCCACCTTTACCTTCTTTATTTCCAGGAAACCAGTTTTGAACTGTCGAATATTTTATTTCTGCATCATCCAAAGCAATTAATTCAACAACAGCAGCATGCAATTGGTTTTCATCTCGACTTGGAGCTGTACAACCTTCTAAGTAAGAAACATAACTTCCTTCATCTGCAATCACTAATGTTCTTTCAAACTGTCCTGTACCTCCTTGATTAATTCTAAAATAAGTCGAAAGCTCCATTGGACATCTCACTCCTTTTGGAATATAACAAAAACTACCATCTGAAAAAACAGCCGAATTTAATGCAGCATAAAAATTATCTTTAATCGGCACAATTGTACCTAAGTATTTCTTTACTAATTCTGGATGTTCTTTTATCGCTTCAGAAATTGGGCAGAAAATGATCCCCTTTTCTGCTAATGTTTTCTTAAAAGTAGTTGCAACTGAAACTGAATCTACAACAATATCCATTGCTATATTATTCATTTTCTTTTGTTCATCAATTGAAATACCTAACTTTTTATACATTTCTAAAAGCTCAGAATCAACATCATCAAGCGTTTTATTAGGGTCCGATTTTTTTGGAGCCGAATAATAAGCAATCGATTGAAAGTCAGGCTTTGTATAATGAACATTAGCCCATTCTGGTTCAATCATTTCTTTCCAAACTTTAAAAGCTTCAAGTCGCCATTCCGTCATCCATTCTGGCTCCTCTTTCTTTAAAGAAATTGCACGAACGATATCTTCATTTAACCCAATAGGAAAAGTTTCCGACTCTAATTCTGTATAAAATCCGTATTCGTATTCTTTGTTTTCTAATTCGACTTTTAAATCGTCTTCGGTGTATTTACTCATATATTTATATCTATAAAGAAAAAGATTCTCCACATCCACAAGTTCTCTGTGCATTTGGATTGTTAAAAACAAAACCTTTTCCATTCAAACCTCCTGAATATTCTAATACTGTTCCAACTAAGTAAAGAAAACTCTTTTTCTCTACAGCAATCTTCACATTATTATCTTCAAAAAGCTTATCATTTTCTCCTAATTCTTTGTCAAACTTTAATTCATAAGACAAACCAGAGCATCCTCCACTTTTAACACCTACTCTAACATAATCTCGAGTAGCATCAAAGCCATCATCTTTCATCATGTCGATGATTCTTTTGCTAGCAGTATCTGAAACTTTAATCATACCTATTTTGATTTTGTCTAAATTAACTGCAAATATAATTCATATAATGCTTATTACAAGGTTTCATAACATTATTATAACTTATTGCTTTATAATTTTTATTTATAATCAACACTAACTATAAAATCTTTTCGTTTTTTGTAAATTGCAGAAATTTTAATAAAATGAATCTTTATCCTATAGAATCTGGTAATTTCAAATTAGATGGTGGCGCAATGTTTGGAGTAGTTCCTAAAACAATATGGAACAGAACAAATCCAGCAGACGCTAATAACCTAATTGATATTGCAGCTCGATGTTTACTTATTGAAGATGGTAAAAAACTTATCCTAATTGATACTGGAATGGGTAATAAGCAATCCGAAAAATTTTTCGGGTATTATTCACTTTGGGGAAACCAAAACATTGATAAATCTTTAAAAGAAAAAGGTTTTCACAGAGATGATATTACCGATGTGTTTATGACGCATTTGCATTTTGATCATTGTGGAGGAGCTGTAAATTGGAATAACAACAAAACTGGCTATGAAGTAGCGTTTAAAAATGCTAAGTTCTGGACCAATGAAAATCATTGGAAATGGGCAACAGAACCAAATGTTAGAGAGAAAGCATCTTTCTTAAAAGAAAACATATTACCTATCGAAGAAAGTGGTCAACTTAACTTTATTTCTAGGACAGAAAATGGATTTTTAGAAAAAAGCGATTTAGACTTTGGTATATTCTTTGCAGATGGACATACAGAAAAACAAATGATTCCTATGATTAATTACAAAGGAAAGACTATTTGTTTTATGGCCGATTTGTTGCCAACTGCTGGTCATATACCATTACCTTACGTAACAGGATACGACACAAGGCCCTTATTATCAATGAATGAAAAAGATATCTTTTTAAAAAAAGCAGTTGAAAATAATTATTATCTTTTTTTAGAGCATGATGCTCATAATGAAATTATAACATTACAGAATACTGAAAAAGGGATTCGTTTAAAAGACGTTTTTAAATGTAATGAAATCTTAAAATAGTGTTAACACAATAGCAAAATGTAACTTTTATAGTCGATTTTTGTCTAATTGTATAGAATAATCAGATTAAAAAACCAAATACATGAAAAATTTAAAGCCAATCTATTTATCAGCTGCATTTGCATTAGCATTAGCAAGTTGTGGTGGTGCAAAACAAATGATCTCTACTCCTGTAGAAAATATTGATAATTTAGCATTAAAGATTACACCTTTAGCAGAAAATGATTTACAAAGATGGAGTCATTTAGATTTAGTTAAAGATACTGTTCCTGGAATGAGTGTTGATAAAGCTTATGAACAACTTTTAAAAGGTAAAAAAAGCACAACTGTAGTTGTTGGAATTGTAGATTCTGGTGTAGACATACGTCATGAAGATTTAAAAAGTGTAATTTGGGTTAACCCAAAAGAAATTGCTGGTAACGGTAAAGACGACGACAATAACGGATATATAGATGATGTTAATGGATGGAATTTCCTTGGCGACAGTAACAATGAACAGTTAGAAATGACTCGTATTGTTAAAATGGGACCTGGCACACCAGACTATGAAAAAGCAAAAGCAGAATTAGACGGAGAACTTAATGCTGCAATGGAGCAAAAAATGTTCTATGAAGGACTTTTAAAAGGTGGTAAAGATTTACAAACATTTTTAAAGAAAGAAGATTTTACTGCTGAAGACTTAAAAGCAATGAATTCTGACAACGAAGAATTAAACAACTCAAAAAACTTCTTTTTAACAAGAGTATTTCCTAGATCGACAGTTGCTGATTTCATGGAACAAGTTAAAGGGGGCATAAATCATTTTAATGACCAATTGAACTATAACTTCAATGTTGACTTTAATGGCCGTAAAGTTGTTGGAGACAACCCTAACGATATTAACGATACTAAATACGGTAACAATAACGTTATTGGATTAAATCCAGATGATGCATTACATGGAACTCACGTTGCAGGAATTGTAGCTCAAGTACGAAATAATAAAAAAGGTGGAGACGGTGTTGCCAACAACGTTAAAATAATGGCAGTTAGAGCCGTACCAAATGGTGATGAATACGATAAAGATATCGCATTAGGTATTCGTTATGCTGTAGACAATGGTGCAAAAGTAATTAACGGATCATTCGGAAAATATTATTCTCCAAACAAAGAATGGGTTCAAGATGCGTTAAAATATGCTGCTAAAAAAGACGTTTTAGTTATTTTTGCTGCTGGAAATGATTCTAAAGATTTAGATGTTATAAACAAATATCCAAGTGATTCTTATGATGGTGCTGAAGAAATTTCAGATAACGTTTTAATAATCGGCGCATTAGCTCCTAGCTATGGTTCTAAAATGGTAGCTTCATTCTCAAACTATGGTACAAAAAATGTTGATATTTTTGCTCCTGGTGTTCAAATTTATGCAACTATTCCAAATCAATCCTATAAATACCTTCAAGGAACTTCAATGGCTTCTCCAAATGTTGCAGGTGTTGCTGCATTAATCCGTTCTTATTATCCAAAATTATCTGCTAAACAAGTTAAGCAAATTATTATGGAAAGCGGAACTCCTTTAAAAAACGAAGTAACTGTTGGTGAGGGAGAAGGAAAACATCAAGCTAACTTTTCTATAGTTTCAAAAACTGGAAAAATAGTAAATGCATACAACGCATTACTAATGGCTGAGCAAATGTCTAAATAAATTCACTCAATAATTCATAAACAAACCACAAAGAAAACAACAGTTCCCTTTGTGGTTTTTAATTTTAAAAAAATGAAAAAATTAATATTATTAACCTTGTTCTCTGCTTTAAGCTTTGGACAAAACAATCCAAATCCTGGATATTGGCAACAACATGTTGACTACAAAATGGAATTGGACATGAATGTTAAAAACTATCAATACAATGGTAAGCAAGAATTAGTTTACACTAACAACTCTGCCGATACTTTACATAAAGTATTTTACCACCTGTACTTTAATGCTTTTCAACCTGGAAGTGAAATGGATAGTCGCTTAAAGACTATTGCCGATCCTGACAAGAGAATGGTTAAAACCTTTAAAGTTGCAGACAAAGAAGTAAAGGAAAGTAGAATTAGCACTTTAAAGCCTGAAGAAATTGGTTATTTAAAAATCAAGAACTTTAAACAGAATGGAGCAGATGCTAAAACAAGAGTAGTAGGAACCGTTCTAGAAGTAACACTTAACACTCCAATTACTCCTAATCAAAAAACAACATTCACTCTTGAATTTGATGGTCAAGTGCCTTTACAAGTGAGACGTTCAGGTAGAAACTCTGAAGAAGGTGTTGCATTATCAATGACACAATGGTATCCTAAAATGGCTGAATATGACTTCGAAGGGTGGCATGCTGATCCATATATAGGAAGAGAATTTCATGGTGTTTGGGGTAATTTTGATGTGAAAATTAACATTGATAAAAACTATACTATTGGAGGAACTGGATACCTTCAAAACAAAAATGAAATTGGTCACGGCTATCAAGATAATGGTGTTGAAGTAAAACACTCTAGAAAAACTAAAACATTAACTTGGCATTTTGTAGCTCCAAACGTACATGATTTTGCCTGGGGAGCAGATGATAATTACATTCACGATATAACTGTTGGGCCAAACAATGTTGAATTACATTTCTTCTATAAAAACAAAGCTGAAAATTTAGAAAACTGGAAAAAACTACAACCAAAAACCGCAGAAATATTAGATTATTTAAACAAAAGTGTTGGAGAATACCCATACAAACAATATTCAGTTATTCAAGGTGGTGATGGTGGAATGGAATATGCAATGTGTACTTTAATTACAGGAAACAGAAGTTTTGGAAGCCTTGTTGGTGTTACAGCTCACGAGTTTGCACATTCATGGTTTCAACACATTTTAGCGTCAAACGAATCCAAACATGAATGGATGGACGAAGGATTCACCTCTTTTATTTCTGATTTAGCGATGCAAAGTGTTCTTCCTTCAAAATCAGAAGAGGAAGAAAATCCATTTGAAGGTGCATATAGTAATTACCGTTATCTTGTTAAAACTGGAAAAGAACAACCTTTATCTACTCACGCAGACAGATACGACATTAATATGGCCTATGGAATTTCTGCTTACAGTAAAGGAGAAGTCTTCTTAGCACAATTAGGGTATATTATTGGTGTTGAGAATTTAATGAAAACAATCAAACGCTATTATAGTGACTATAAGTTTACACACCCAACTCCAAATGACATTAAAAGAACTGCAGAAAAGATTTCTGGTGCTAACTTAGATTGGTATTTAGTAGATTGGACACAAACTACCAACACTATTGATTATGCTATAAATGAAGTAACTGATGAAAACAACAAATCTAAAATTACATTAGAAAGAATTGGAAGAACACCAATGCCTATAGATATTTTAGTTGTTTATACAGATGGAACGCAAGA is a genomic window of Flavobacterium jumunjinense containing:
- the sufB gene encoding Fe-S cluster assembly protein SufB; the encoded protein is MSKYTEDDLKVELENKEYEYGFYTELESETFPIGLNEDIVRAISLKKEEPEWMTEWRLEAFKVWKEMIEPEWANVHYTKPDFQSIAYYSAPKKSDPNKTLDDVDSELLEMYKKLGISIDEQKKMNNIAMDIVVDSVSVATTFKKTLAEKGIIFCPISEAIKEHPELVKKYLGTIVPIKDNFYAALNSAVFSDGSFCYIPKGVRCPMELSTYFRINQGGTGQFERTLVIADEGSYVSYLEGCTAPSRDENQLHAAVVELIALDDAEIKYSTVQNWFPGNKEGKGGVYNFVTKRGLCEKNAKISWTQVETGSAVTWKYPSCILKGDNSIGEFYSIAVTNNYQQADTGTKMIHLGKNTRSTIISKGISAGKSQNSYRGLVQINSRAENARNFSQCDSLLMGNECGAHTFPYIESKNTTAKIEHEATTSKIGEDQVFYCNQRGIPTEKAIALIVNGFSKEVLNKLPMEFAVEAQKLLEISLEGSVG
- a CDS encoding HesB/IscA family protein; translation: MIKVSDTASKRIIDMMKDDGFDATRDYVRVGVKSGGCSGLSYELKFDKELGENDKLFEDNNVKIAVEKKSFLYLVGTVLEYSGGLNGKGFVFNNPNAQRTCGCGESFSL
- a CDS encoding S8 family peptidase, translating into MKNLKPIYLSAAFALALASCGGAKQMISTPVENIDNLALKITPLAENDLQRWSHLDLVKDTVPGMSVDKAYEQLLKGKKSTTVVVGIVDSGVDIRHEDLKSVIWVNPKEIAGNGKDDDNNGYIDDVNGWNFLGDSNNEQLEMTRIVKMGPGTPDYEKAKAELDGELNAAMEQKMFYEGLLKGGKDLQTFLKKEDFTAEDLKAMNSDNEELNNSKNFFLTRVFPRSTVADFMEQVKGGINHFNDQLNYNFNVDFNGRKVVGDNPNDINDTKYGNNNVIGLNPDDALHGTHVAGIVAQVRNNKKGGDGVANNVKIMAVRAVPNGDEYDKDIALGIRYAVDNGAKVINGSFGKYYSPNKEWVQDALKYAAKKDVLVIFAAGNDSKDLDVINKYPSDSYDGAEEISDNVLIIGALAPSYGSKMVASFSNYGTKNVDIFAPGVQIYATIPNQSYKYLQGTSMASPNVAGVAALIRSYYPKLSAKQVKQIIMESGTPLKNEVTVGEGEGKHQANFSIVSKTGKIVNAYNALLMAEQMSK
- a CDS encoding MBL fold metallo-hydrolase; protein product: MNLYPIESGNFKLDGGAMFGVVPKTIWNRTNPADANNLIDIAARCLLIEDGKKLILIDTGMGNKQSEKFFGYYSLWGNQNIDKSLKEKGFHRDDITDVFMTHLHFDHCGGAVNWNNNKTGYEVAFKNAKFWTNENHWKWATEPNVREKASFLKENILPIEESGQLNFISRTENGFLEKSDLDFGIFFADGHTEKQMIPMINYKGKTICFMADLLPTAGHIPLPYVTGYDTRPLLSMNEKDIFLKKAVENNYYLFLEHDAHNEIITLQNTEKGIRLKDVFKCNEILK
- the sufD gene encoding Fe-S cluster assembly protein SufD, whose product is MDLKDKLLSSYIALEEKFDNDSTLHEVRNQAIKNFETKGFPTKKEETWKYTSLNSILKNDFSVFPKHENAIEFPAVKKYFLHEVDTYKLVFIDGKFSSFLSSTTHEGIDVCLLSSVLTKPKYRLVLETYFNQVAKKDDSLTSLNTAFAQEGAFINIPKSKVADKPIEIIYFSTGTEDAMMVQPRNLIVVGENAHVQIIERHQSLNENPVLTNSVTEIFAQKRANVDYYKIQNDVQTANLIDNTYISQKQESRVSVHTFSFGGNITRNNLNFYHFGERIDSTLKGITIIGDKQHVDHFTLVHHSQPNCESHQDYKGIFGDNSTGVFNGKIYVEKEAQKTNAFQQNNNILISEKATINAKPQLEIFADDVKCSHGCTIGQLDESAMFYMQQRGIPKKEARALLMYAFSNEVISSIKIPELKQRITKIIATKLGVKMGFDL
- the sufC gene encoding Fe-S cluster assembly ATPase SufC; translation: MLSIKNLHASVEDKEILKGINLEVKAGEVHAIMGPNGAGKSTLSSIIAGNENYEVSQGEIFLDNEEISELAPEERAHKGIFLSFQYPVEIPGVSVTNFIKTAINESRKAKGLEDMPANEMLKKIREKSELLEMDKKFLSRSLNQGFSGGEKKRNEIFQMAMLEPKIAILDETDSGLDIDALRIVANGVNKLKSKDNAVVVITHYQRLLEYIVPDFVHVLMDGKIVKSGTAALALELEEKGYDWIKAEIQ
- a CDS encoding M1 family metallopeptidase, encoding MKKLILLTLFSALSFGQNNPNPGYWQQHVDYKMELDMNVKNYQYNGKQELVYTNNSADTLHKVFYHLYFNAFQPGSEMDSRLKTIADPDKRMVKTFKVADKEVKESRISTLKPEEIGYLKIKNFKQNGADAKTRVVGTVLEVTLNTPITPNQKTTFTLEFDGQVPLQVRRSGRNSEEGVALSMTQWYPKMAEYDFEGWHADPYIGREFHGVWGNFDVKINIDKNYTIGGTGYLQNKNEIGHGYQDNGVEVKHSRKTKTLTWHFVAPNVHDFAWGADDNYIHDITVGPNNVELHFFYKNKAENLENWKKLQPKTAEILDYLNKSVGEYPYKQYSVIQGGDGGMEYAMCTLITGNRSFGSLVGVTAHEFAHSWFQHILASNESKHEWMDEGFTSFISDLAMQSVLPSKSEEEENPFEGAYSNYRYLVKTGKEQPLSTHADRYDINMAYGISAYSKGEVFLAQLGYIIGVENLMKTIKRYYSDYKFTHPTPNDIKRTAEKISGANLDWYLVDWTQTTNTIDYAINEVTDENNKSKITLERIGRTPMPIDILVVYTDGTQETIYIPNTLMRWEKPNPYQTLSRTILKGWDWAYPTYTFELEKSKEKIQAIVIDPSGLMADVELDNNVYEKE